Genomic window (Candidatus Binatus sp.):
CGAGCAGTCTGTCGGGAGGCTCGAAGAAATCTCCGCATACGATGTCGCCGGCGATGCTTGCATCGCGGAGCACTTCGGATGCTTGTTCGCATCCGGTCGGGGAGCGGTCGATTCCCGCGACCTCGAAACCGAATTCACGGGCGAACAACGGAAGCATCGAACTATTGGCGCAACCGAGTTCCAGCAGCCGCAGGCCGCGGGTCGGCTGGGTGAAGACGCGCTTCCTCAGATAGTCGCAGATCGCGCGATTGACGTGATTCGACAGGCGCCCGCTGGAGGGCGCAGTATTCTGCCAGACTCGATTCCAATATTGTTCGCCAGCCTTATCGCCCGATGCCGCGTCGATTGCCATCTCGGTTCTCCGAGCCTCGAAATTAGTTGATATCCTCGAGGCCGCTGCGAGGCGCCGCAAAGCCGTCGAGATCGCTTCGCGCGAGTTCGAACGCCCGGCTGAAGCTTGCGTGGGTCCAAATCCCGGTCGACATGTGCGCGCCAAATACCATCATAACGTTCGACAGGATCAGATTGACCATGTAGGCGAACGCTATTCCGTTCGCGCCGAAATCGCGCGCCAGCGCCGCGCCCAGGATGACCGATAACAAGCCGGAAATGATCGTGATGCTCGCCATCAGCCGGTGATTGCCGGTCATCATGAGCGTGGCGCCGCACGAACCGCTGATCACGTTGGCGCACTCGCCGATCCCGAGCAGGGCGAGGACGCTGGCCGCGTTGGAGTAATAGGGACCATAGATCGCCGCAAGGATCGAGCGCCCGAAAACGATCAAGACGCCCAAAATCAGCAGCGCCGGCAAGCCTGCGACGGCAGCCGATCCCCGCAGCATCCGATCAAGTTGAGCGAATTCTCTCCGCGCGTACAGCTCTGCTATCAACGGCGGGACGACGCCGTTGACCAGTCCGAGCATCATTCCGATCGGCATTACGAGGAACAGCGCCGTCGAGTAGAGTGCGACCTCCTGTTGGGTGCGAAAGATTCCGAGGATGAAGACCAACACGGGAGGTGTTCCACCGAACGCAATCGCCGCCAGCAGTAAGGCGCCCGAAATGCGGACCAACTCGGTGATCGAGGATC
Coding sequences:
- a CDS encoding oligosaccharide flippase family protein gives rise to the protein MQHSLRSRLLSGGFWVLTGRLTAAVAALGISAFVARLLTPAQAGAYYLAASVVIFAALVGGLGLPQAAMRIIADALGRDLPGRARTAIANSLILGVSGAVLTAFILALLLRNLDARIFHSTYLASYSVLIAIWGATVTGQTLLAQIFRGFHDIRIASLVEGWLANILTAAALIGIWLAYGHCEFKAVVAVHSIAGVIAVAAGIVLLRPKLVGLIGSGGSSITELVRISGALLLAAIAFGGTPPVLVFILGIFRTQQEVALYSTALFLVMPIGMMLGLVNGVVPPLIAELYARREFAQLDRMLRGSAAVAGLPALLILGVLIVFGRSILAAIYGPYYSNAASVLALLGIGECANVISGSCGATLMMTGNHRLMASITIISGLLSVILGAALARDFGANGIAFAYMVNLILSNVMMVFGAHMSTGIWTHASFSRAFELARSDLDGFAAPRSGLEDIN